A window from Setaria italica strain Yugu1 chromosome VIII, Setaria_italica_v2.0, whole genome shotgun sequence encodes these proteins:
- the LOC111258313 gene encoding disease resistance protein RPP13-like, producing MASAATSVMGSIICKLTAMLGEKYQLAIDVKKGIRFLKDELSTMDVVLQKLADKEDDQMDPMAKHWRNKVRELSYDIEDCIDRFMLNHSHGGSNANFVRKATRKVEMLWEDQGIATEIQELEILVREQSKRAKRYRVDYLAPSPQPMRLDPRATALFQEARDPVGIDGPREEIIQLLQVEENQHKVVSIYGTAGQGKTTLAMEVCRKITEAFDCRAFVSVSQTLDMKKLLRDILSQIVSTSEFDQSESWDTEQLIRKMKDYLIDKR from the coding sequence ATGGCGAGCGCCGCCACGAGCGTGATGGGGTCCATCATCTGCAAGCTGACTGCCATGCTCGGCGAGAAGTACCAGCTCGCCATAGACGTGAAGAAAGGGATCCGCTTCCTGAAGGATGAGCTGAGCACCATGGATGTCGTGCTGCAGAAGCTCGCAGACAAGGAAGACGACCAAATGGATCCAATGGCTAAACATTGGAGGAACAAGGTGCGTGAGCTATCCTACGATATTGAGGATTGCATCGACCGCTTCATGCTCAATCACAGCCATGGAGGTTCCAATGCTAACTTTGTTCGCAAAGCCACGCGTAAGGTGGAGATGTTGTGGGAGGACCAGGGCATAGCAACGGAGATCCAAGAACTCGAGATACTCGTGAGAGAGCAGAGTAAGCGGGCCAAACGCTACCGCGTCGATTATCTCGCCCCCTCACCTCAGCCGATGCGCTTGGATCCTCGAGCAACTGCTCTCTTTCAGGAGGCAAGGGATCCTGTGGGAATTGATGGTCCTCGCGAGGAAATCATCCAGTTATTACAAGTTGAAGAAAATCAACACAAGGTGGTGTCCATCTATGGTACCGCTGGGCAGGGGAAGACTACTCTAGCCATGGAGGTGTGCCGAAAAATTACAGAAGCATTTGATTGCAGGGCTTTCGTGTCTGTATCTCAGACTCTGGATATGAAGAAGCTACTCAGAGATATACTGTCTCAAATAGTAAGCACGAGCGAGTTTGACCAGTCggaaagctgggacacggaGCAGCTCATACGCAAAATGAAAGACTACTTAATTGACAAGAGGTAA